The genomic interval ATTGAATACTTTCCAGGCAACGGGGAAGAATACCGGACTCGTTTTTAACTATCAGACAGGCAGAAAGTTTGACCATAATGTGAACGTATCGCCTTTGGCGAACTCCTGGATGGATCAATCTTTCAGATTGATCCATATATTTTGGTATGGTTTGTGTGTTGGTTCACCGTGAATTGGAATTTTTAAAAGAGCTAAATTGTTACAAAAAACCTGGTTTTGAACATTTGAAAATTGAAAATTAGAATTTGTTTCGTATTTAGCATTTCGGGGTTCATCCGTAAATATTTTGTCAAAAAATGCAAAGAAATTACTGATAAGGTACTAACAGGCATCGGAAACATGCAAAACGATAAAACGTAATGTTGTGTATTTTCAAGATAAAAAAACCGTTTTATTAATATAAAACGGCCTTTTTGTTTTTTTCTGACATAATAAAATGTTTTAACCCTGAAAGAGCTGCATTATTATCTGAGGGCTGGTATTTGCTTGTGCAAGCATAGCGCTGGCAGTTTGTTGCAATATCTGTAGCTTGGTGGCTTCTAATTGTTCATATGCCATATCTGCATCCTCAATCCTGCTTCTCGCAGCATCGGTATTTGTTCTTGCTACCGTTAAACTGGTTTCCTGATACGTCAGCCTGTTTACCACCGAACCAATGTAGCTCAATGCCTCTGATACATCTTCAATGGCTGTGTCTATATTGCTCATCAATGCACGTGCAGAAGCGTTTGATGCTACCGATGTTGTAGCGATACTTACATTCAATCCACTTGCGGTATAGTTTTTATCAGTAGCCCCACTGTCAAAGCTTACATTGGTATTTGCTAACAAGTCAAACGACAACACGTCATTGGTACCGCTTGAACCGGCGCCAATCTGGAATTTGAACTGCACGCTGCTTGCGGACCCGGATGTTGCATTCGCTCCGCCAAATATTGAATTTGAGTTCCATGTTGCTTGGGCAACCTCAAGATCAATTTGGACTGCCAACTGGTTCAATTCCGCTTTTATGGCATTACGCTCTGCGCTCCCTAACGAATCATCTGCCGCCTGTGTTGCCTTTGTCTTCATCTGTGTCAGAATATCAAGAATATTGTTTAAATGGCCTTCAGCAACAGCCATCAGATTTTTGGCAGATCCTATGTTTGAAAGGGCCTGGCCAAGTCCCTGTGAACGGGCATTAAATTTTTTGGCAATCGAAAATCCTGCTGCATCATCTGCGGCAGAGTTAATTCTCTTACCGGTAGCCAATCTTAATTGAGATACAGAGAGGCGGGTGTTAACATCATTTAATGATTTCAATGCGTTTAAAGCGCCGATATTTGTATTAATCCTACTCATTTTACAACCTCCTTGTTAAATGTAATAAATTGACTATTTATTGTTTATATAGAAATTGCATTTATGCTTGTATTAAGAAAACTTATAAATTTTTTTAATATATCATTATCAAAACTCCCGTCCATCTTTCCTACCATATGCTGCAGTACTTTAAATGCTGGGTTTTGTTCGTATTTTGAATCAGTGGACATTTGTCGTTCGTATTCGTCAAGGAGGTGAGTTATGCGGCTATAAGGGTGGATTTTTTCTCCAATTATGCCTTCCGGATAGCCCTTCCCATTTAATTGTTCATGATGTTGTCTTGCGATAAGACAAGCTTCTTCTGGGACAAGAGTATTTTTTGACAAGAGAAAGAATCCAAATTCTGCATGTTTCTTATAGGTTTCCTTTTCTTGTTTTGATAGTTTTTCAGGGGTTTCTTCTTCGATAGTGTTAGTGCTTAGGCATGTGGCGCCAATATCGTGAAGCAATATGCCCGTGCCCAATATTGCCAGTTCTTTCTTTGAGTAGCCTAAATAATGGCCAAATAGTATGCCGAGTATGGCCATATTTGCGGAATGGTTAAATACTTTTCCATTGTATTTTAGCACTTTTATTAAATGTGCATGCTTATCCTGATTTACTAATACAAAGTCTAATAGTGTCGTTGTCCAATCCCGGACTCTTTCAATAATGACATTAATGTCAATGTTTTTGTAGGCGTCTTTTATTATATTTGACGCAATATCATAGAGCATACGCGCTCTTTCTTGTAATGATACTGTTTCGTCACGAACAAACCGATCCATGTTTGTTTCCATATATCGAAGGTATTGTTCCGTGCCATTTTTTGCGACGTATATTCTGTTAATATTTTTCTTTACGAAGGATTCTTTCCGTTCGTCTTCCAACAATTTAAAACCTTTACAGTAAAGCAAATGCTTGGCTTCATTATTTACAATTGTTTGTAAATATAAATCACACCCTGCAAAAGCGCCAGATTTAATACTTCTTAACGTTGCGGGAAGATATCTGTTTTTTTCATCATAATAATTTAATGTAAGTTGTTCTAGCGCGTTTCCGTTTTTTAAGCGTTCTGATAAATGAGAATTTCCAATGGCGATAGCAGCATAGGTTGCAATAGTTTCCAAAAATCTTACATCAGCTGCTCCATAAACATCTCCGGACTTTTTATTGCTTACGCTTACAATTCCCACAACCTTCTCTTTCACTTTAATAGGAACGTAAAGAATTGTTTTGCCGAGAATCCAATCAGATTGATCCTGTTTAAAACGGGGATCTTTGTTAATATCATTTACAATAAGTGGATTTCCATTTTTTATTATCCATTTGAGGATGTTGTCATTTATCCTGAACGATTTATTGCTTGCGATATGATTAGCAATGCCTTCTGAAGCCTTTAGCAATAGTTCATTATTGCTATTGATCAAAACGATAATGCCGGTTGCGCTTCCTGTGCCGCTTATTGTAAGATTATTCATCAGGGGGAAAAGTCTATCTACCTCTATTTGTGAAATTAATGCGTGGCCGACCTCTTTAACATTCAAGTCCTTGATGTTTGCAATAGAATCATTGTTTCTTATGCCTATGGCGTCGGGGTAACGCAGTAAATGAGATAAACTGGTAAGCCTTTTAATATCAGACAATGATTCCTGTACATTTTTAAGCTCTTTCTGTATCTCTGTATTTAAATCTTTGGAAGATTCTGCATATCGCTTGATATAAACAGGCATTTTTAGCGTATTCATTGTCATATTGTTTTCCCTCACCGATTAGGATTTAAATTGGGTAATTCTTCGAGAACAATTTCATCTGTTTTGTTACTCTCGCAAGGTATATGCCAAATGTGATTTATAAAAATGAATGGGAAGTATTGGTTTTTATAAGTTATTCAAAATAAATTAAATAGGTGAATTTATAGCGCTACGGAATTTGCGGTGAAATGTTAATAATTTCTACATTTGAGAGGGGATGATGTAAATATTTCCGCTTTTTAGGAAATATATTCTGTGTGTTTTTTAAACCAAATAACGTTTTTTTGCTTTAATTTTGATGAAAGGATGAAGATGAGTAAGACGAAGTGATATTATTAGGGGATTAAAAATATGACACGTGTGGTTCTGGTTGCAAATCTGAAATCACCCAGAGGTAGCAGGAATAATTTAATTGTATAAAAATTTCATTTTATCTATGCACTTTTCACGGTGGTAAGGACAAACTTCGTTTGTCCGTGATTGTTTGAATATGCGCACCGATATGGAATATAAAAAAAGTTTTAGTGCCGCCCTTTAATTTAAATGCGTCTTTCAAAAGATTATATTGATGCTGCTACTCCATCAGCAGTTTTGATATGATTCCTGTCCGGCTATTAACGTCAAGCTTTCGCATAAGAAGCTTTAAATATCCTTTAATGGTATTACAGCTCAAATTAAGATAGAGAGCGATCTCTTTATTGCTGTGGTCGCCAAGCAGCAATTGTACGATTTCCTGTTCCCGTCTGTTCAGCTGCCATTTGCGGAAGTTTTTTGCGATATGCGTATGGTCGGAATGCGTTCTGTCTAATATAAACAAATGGGGACACTCCGCCTGATTTATTTTCTGTGGCGAATCTGAAAGTACAATCCCCCGAACAGCATAAAATCTTTTCTGGCTCTTTATTACATCAATAAAGTAGACCTGCTCCGACCGTTCTTTGAAGGCACTCCCGATTCCTTCGAATTTTTTATCCAGCAATTTTTTCCATTTGTCACAAAATGATGATATATCAGAAACAGCTTCTCTTTCTTTCTTCCTTACAGTATGTGTGCGCATCAGAATATCGAAAGCCATAGGGCTATAAAATACATCCAGAGCCGATTTTTCATTTCCTGGAATATAGAAAATAAACGCAGCATTTTTAAT from Candidatus Kuenenia stuttgartiensis carries:
- a CDS encoding flagellin gives rise to the protein MSRINTNIGALNALKSLNDVNTRLSVSQLRLATGKRINSAADDAAGFSIAKKFNARSQGLGQALSNIGSAKNLMAVAEGHLNNILDILTQMKTKATQAADDSLGSAERNAIKAELNQLAVQIDLEVAQATWNSNSIFGGANATSGSASSVQFKFQIGAGSSGTNDVLSFDLLANTNVSFDSGATDKNYTASGLNVSIATTSVASNASARALMSNIDTAIEDVSEALSYIGSVVNRLTYQETSLTVARTNTDAARSRIEDADMAYEQLEATKLQILQQTASAMLAQANTSPQIIMQLFQG
- a CDS encoding HD family phosphohydrolase translates to MNTLKMPVYIKRYAESSKDLNTEIQKELKNVQESLSDIKRLTSLSHLLRYPDAIGIRNNDSIANIKDLNVKEVGHALISQIEVDRLFPLMNNLTISGTGSATGIIVLINSNNELLLKASEGIANHIASNKSFRINDNILKWIIKNGNPLIVNDINKDPRFKQDQSDWILGKTILYVPIKVKEKVVGIVSVSNKKSGDVYGAADVRFLETIATYAAIAIGNSHLSERLKNGNALEQLTLNYYDEKNRYLPATLRSIKSGAFAGCDLYLQTIVNNEAKHLLYCKGFKLLEDERKESFVKKNINRIYVAKNGTEQYLRYMETNMDRFVRDETVSLQERARMLYDIASNIIKDAYKNIDINVIIERVRDWTTTLLDFVLVNQDKHAHLIKVLKYNGKVFNHSANMAILGILFGHYLGYSKKELAILGTGILLHDIGATCLSTNTIEEETPEKLSKQEKETYKKHAEFGFFLLSKNTLVPEEACLIARQHHEQLNGKGYPEGIIGEKIHPYSRITHLLDEYERQMSTDSKYEQNPAFKVLQHMVGKMDGSFDNDILKKFISFLNTSINAISI
- a CDS encoding helix-turn-helix transcriptional regulator gives rise to the protein MDSAFGFYSKDVIKNAAFIFYIPGNEKSALDVFYSPMAFDILMRTHTVRKKEREAVSDISSFCDKWKKLLDKKFEGIGSAFKERSEQVYFIDVIKSQKRFYAVRGIVLSDSPQKINQAECPHLFILDRTHSDHTHIAKNFRKWQLNRREQEIVQLLLGDHSNKEIALYLNLSCNTIKGYLKLLMRKLDVNSRTGIISKLLME